One stretch of Erythrolamprus reginae isolate rEryReg1 chromosome 13 unlocalized genomic scaffold, rEryReg1.hap1 SUPER_13_unloc_1, whole genome shotgun sequence DNA includes these proteins:
- the LOC139155135 gene encoding vomeronasal type-2 receptor 26-like gives MALPASGLPPFPSSRKTVSRPSSQAVGFCASSPSGQSGGMAESLPSPEWGFRRRQAGGAEKDRLQPARPVVRGIPEAHEALSGGRERMQPLSPRRRGCMWVGVSGKLRRKCLLSLEHQNGKQPPSFYSPGDHLIGIVLTGHEISPTKLLFNVPPSLQFVFHDWDIYGFSFCLLLIFNIQLMNKNSQFLHNLTLGYNIHDNYFSTFRTSDALLDILSNGEANVPNYGCGRKDNLLALLDAAERDISIQMSTIGGAYKVPQTSRLTASEALSDKTKFPFFHQMVQKEGIQYPAIVQLLLHFKWTLIGLFASNTEKGENFMRTMIPVLVRNGICVVISQQFSTTEHTASLKDVLSKWRQVNVFAQFMEFESLWDRILPFHETFLHLPGLIEKKVWILTNFARYKIDKHRPLKYIHSILMFGYLTKERPTDEAFEPGFFVEEKFQDHHFLCSLSKNIFSVKARRRCTQKAPLESQRKRNRRGFRNVYDYYSHMKTLAQALNAAYSSRLKRRKEGEKRLGSPRLQPWQFHPFLEKNEFWNISEQKLYLDQNGEIKADLGIGGFFILPKEYVKEETLAYFLRQRLSIKQDALSRLKLLNKSLPESKCVESCHPGFVKRAREGEPVCCYDCIPCPEGTFSTQEDTKKCTKCPDDKYPNEHRVQCIHKVITFLSYEDFLGIILVSFALLFFLTTGLVLIIFIKYRETPIVKANNRDLSYILLVSFLLCFLSPSLFIGQPRKATCLLRQTGFSIIFSVAVSSLLAKTIMVVLAFLATKPGNQVKRWLGKSLANCIILSSSAIQIIICSTWLGVSPPFPDSDLHSQHGEIILQCNEGAVVMFYVTLSYMGFLAAICFMVAFLARNLPGAFNEAKLITFSMLVFCSVWVTFVPTYLSTKGKYMVAVQVFSILASSAGLVGCIFIPKCYIILLRPDLNTKEHLTSRTNVKS, from the exons ATGGCATTGCCGGCATCCGGTTTACCACCCTTCCCCTCTTCCCGCAAGACGGTCAGCCGCCCATCTTCCCAG gcagtgggattctgCGCCAGTTCCCCGTCTGGGCAAAGCGGCGGGATGGCGGAAAGCCTGCCcagcccagaatggggcttcaGGCGACGCCAGGCTGGAGGGGCCGAGAAAGACCGCCTACAACCAGCCAGGCCCGTTGTGCGAGGAATCCCCGAAGCCCACGAGGCTCtttcgggagggagggagaggatgcAGCCGCTCAGCCCCAGACGGAGGGGCTGCATGTGGGTGGGAG tctctgggaagttGAGACGGAAATGCCtgctgagtttggagcaccagaaTGGAAAACAACCAccgagcttttacagcccaggagaccatctcattggtatagtcctCACTGGACATGAAATATCAcctacaaagttgcttttcaatgtgcctccttctcttcagtttgttttccatgATTG ggatatttATGGTTTTTCCTTTTGCTTActattaattttcaacattcaactgatgaacaagaattcccagttcctgcacaacctcacacttggctacaatatccatgacaactactttagcactttccgcacttcagatgccttgctggacattctctcaaatggagaagccaatgtccccaactacggctgtggaaggaaggacaaccttctggctcttcttgatgcagCTGAAAGGGACATCTCtatccagatgtcaacaataggaggtgcctacaaagtcccacag ACCAGTCGTTTAactgcttcagaggctctgagtgataaaaccaaattcccctttttccaccaaaTGGTCCAGAAAGAAGggatccagtacccagccattgtacaactgctcctccatttcaaatggaccctgattggcctctttgcttccaacacagagaaaggagagaatttcatgaggactatgattcctgtgcttgtcaggaatggaatttgtgtggttatatcacaacaattctcaacaactgaACATACAGCCTCCCTCAAGGAtgtcctctctaagtggagacaagtcaatgtctttgctCAGTTCATGGAATTTGAgtccctttgggacagaattcttcctttccatgaaacatttctgcacttgccgggactcattgaaaagaaagtctggatcctcacaaattTTGCAAGGTATAAAATAGACAAGCACAGACCTCTCAAATATATCCACAGTATTTTGATGTTTGGTTATCTGACCAAAGAAAGGCCAAcagatgaagcctttgaacctgGTTTCTTTGTAgaagaaaagtttcaagatcatcattttctctgttctctttcaaaaaacatcttttctgtcaaagcccgcagaagatgcacccagaaagccccactggagtcCCAGAGGAAAAGGAACAGAAGAGGGTTCAGAAATGTCTATGACTATTACAGCCACATGAAGACTCTTGCCCAGGCCTTGAATGCTGCCTATTCCTCCAGattgaagagaaggaaggagggagaaaagaggttggggtctccaaggctgcagccgtggcag tttcatccctttctggagaagaatgaattttggaatatttcagaacaaaaactgtacttggaccaaaatggagagataaaagcagatctgggcATTGGTGGCTTCTTCATTCTCCCCAAGGAGTATGTCAAGGAAGAGACTCTGGCATATTTTTTAAGACAGAGACTTTCTATCAAACAAGAcgctctttcacggctaaagttgctcaataag tccctgcctgagtccaaatgtgtggaaagttgtcatcctggatttgtcaagagggctcgagaaggagagccagtttgctgctatgactgcattccttgtccggaggggaccttctccactcaggaag atactaaaaaatgcaccaagtgtccggatgataaatatcctaatgagcacagagtccaatgtatccacaaagttataaccttcctgtcttatgaagactttctgggcatcatcctggtctcttttgccctacttttCTTCCTAACCACTGGCCtcgttttaatcatcttcattaagtaccgagaaacccccattgtcaaagccaacaaccgggacctctcctacatcctcctggtctccttcctgctttgcttcttgtctccttctctcttcattggtcaaccaaggaaagccacctgccttctccgacaaacaggattcagcatcatcttctcagttgccgtttcttctctcttggccaaaaccatcatggtggtgttggccttcctggccacaaaaccaggcaaccaagtgaagagatggttagggaagagcttggccaactgcATCATCCTGTCTTCTTCTGCTATCCAAATTATCATCTGCTCCacctggctgggagtttctccccccttccctgactctgacctccactcccagcatggagagatcatcctgcaatgcaacgaaggggctgttgtcatgttctatgtcaccctcagctacatgggcttcttggctgccatctgcttcatggtggctttcctggccaggaatcttcctggggccttcaacgaagccaagctgatcaccttcagcatgctggtcttttgcagtgtctgggtgacttttgtgcccacctacctgagcaccaaagggaaatacatggttgctgttcaggtcttctccatcctggcctccagtgctggtctggtaggttgcatcttcatccccaaatgctacattatccttctgagaccAGATCtaaacacaaaggagcatctcacatccagaacaaatgtaaaatcaTGA